One region of Flavobacterium sp. KACC 22763 genomic DNA includes:
- a CDS encoding LTA synthase family protein yields MKNLRFLKPIFSFILIGLLITTLSRIFLFFLFKERVVQTPDFWYIFPIGLRMDLILLCYLSFLPALLITFLPNKAIKFTNKFLVIYSFLFLFLILFVELASPDFVKQYDTRPNKIFLDYLIYPKEVVGMLLKSYLTSIIVTFLILGVVIYFAFKKGKQLFYTTSTEYKFKLMVFPLVAFLLFFGARSSLTSKRPINASNAVFSTDQLTNTLGLNSFYTVAFAAYSIKNEGNTKMYGKMDEAEAIARVKKYMIAGPSDFTDKEIPFLHVQQPDSVMKKPYNLVIFLQESLGAEYVGILGGKPLTPEFDKLSKEGLLFTNLYCTGTRSVRGIEAVVTGFLPSPSESVVKLGNSQQGFFTLADALKQKGYDTSFIYGGMANFDNMASFFNGNGFTDIVDQSDFESDGNKYAFKGTWGYSDEDLVTKANQYFKSKGDKPFFSLMFSTSNHEPFEYPTGRIKPYDKKPNTVNNAMKYADFSIGKFFEMAKKEPYFKNTIFIVIADHNTRTYGKNLVPINKFHIPAFIMGPGVPKGAVYDRLASQIDIPPTLLSYLGLPFETPMVGRNLSKLDPKVQGRSIMQFNDINAFRVENQVVIMQPNLKPLQFEIKNDTTLVPVKLNEDLAKDALAHVITAGNLYKESKYKLRPKK; encoded by the coding sequence ATGAAAAATTTACGTTTCTTAAAACCTATTTTCAGTTTTATATTGATCGGATTATTGATTACCACTTTAAGCCGAATCTTTCTGTTTTTTCTTTTTAAAGAAAGAGTAGTGCAGACGCCAGATTTCTGGTATATTTTTCCAATCGGTCTTCGAATGGATTTGATATTGCTTTGTTATTTGTCGTTTCTTCCAGCATTGTTAATCACTTTTTTGCCGAATAAGGCGATAAAGTTTACCAATAAATTTCTGGTAATTTATAGTTTTCTATTTCTGTTTTTAATTCTTTTTGTAGAATTAGCTTCTCCAGATTTTGTAAAACAATATGATACTCGTCCGAATAAGATTTTCTTAGACTATCTTATTTATCCAAAAGAAGTGGTTGGAATGCTTTTAAAAAGTTATCTGACTTCAATCATTGTGACTTTTCTAATTCTTGGAGTTGTAATTTATTTTGCTTTCAAAAAAGGGAAACAATTATTTTATACTACAAGTACAGAATATAAATTCAAATTAATGGTATTCCCATTAGTAGCTTTTTTATTGTTTTTCGGAGCACGTTCAAGTTTGACTTCAAAGCGTCCAATTAATGCTAGTAATGCTGTTTTCTCAACAGATCAGCTTACAAATACTTTAGGGTTAAATTCATTTTATACCGTTGCTTTTGCGGCGTATTCGATCAAAAATGAAGGAAATACCAAAATGTATGGTAAAATGGATGAGGCCGAAGCTATTGCTCGTGTAAAAAAATACATGATCGCTGGTCCAAGTGATTTTACAGATAAAGAAATTCCGTTTTTACATGTGCAGCAACCAGATTCTGTTATGAAAAAGCCATACAATTTGGTGATCTTTCTACAAGAGAGTTTAGGTGCAGAGTACGTTGGAATTTTAGGAGGAAAACCATTAACTCCAGAATTTGATAAATTGTCTAAAGAAGGATTACTGTTTACCAATTTATATTGCACAGGAACTAGAAGTGTGCGTGGAATTGAAGCGGTAGTAACTGGATTTTTGCCTTCGCCATCAGAAAGTGTAGTGAAGCTTGGAAATTCACAACAAGGATTTTTTACATTGGCAGACGCATTAAAACAAAAAGGTTACGATACAAGTTTCATTTATGGTGGAATGGCGAATTTTGATAATATGGCTTCGTTTTTCAACGGAAATGGTTTTACAGACATCGTAGACCAAAGTGATTTTGAGTCTGATGGAAATAAATATGCTTTCAAAGGAACTTGGGGCTATTCTGATGAAGATTTGGTTACAAAAGCCAATCAGTATTTCAAATCAAAAGGAGACAAACCATTTTTCTCTTTAATGTTCTCGACTTCAAATCACGAACCATTTGAATATCCAACAGGAAGAATTAAGCCTTATGATAAAAAGCCTAATACAGTAAATAATGCCATGAAATATGCCGATTTCTCAATTGGAAAATTCTTTGAAATGGCTAAAAAAGAACCGTATTTTAAAAACACGATTTTTATTGTAATTGCTGATCACAATACCAGAACTTACGGTAAAAATTTAGTTCCAATTAATAAATTCCATATTCCAGCATTTATTATGGGACCTGGAGTTCCAAAAGGAGCTGTTTATGACAGATTGGCAAGTCAGATTGATATTCCGCCTACATTGTTAAGCTATTTAGGACTTCCGTTTGAAACTCCAATGGTAGGTAGAAACCTAAGTAAATTGGATCCGAAAGTGCAAGGAAGATCTATTATGCAGTTTAATGATATCAATGCATTTAGAGTTGAGAATCAAGTTGTGATCATGCAGCCAAATTTGAAACCATTGCAATTTGAAATCAAAAATGATACAACATTAGTTCCTGTAAAACTGAACGAAGATTTAGCAAAAGATGCTTTAGCACATGTGATTACAGCAGGAAATTTGTATAAAGAGAGTAAATATAAGCTTAGGCCTAAGAAATAG